ATTAGGTGGTCACTTTCATCCCTGCTCGCCAGGGGGTATTGCCTTCGCTGAAGAATGTTCTGCATGGCAATTATGCCCTTGAGATTGCCCTTTTCGTCCACGACAGGAAGCCGCTCCACCTTGTGCTCATACATTTTGTCGAGTGCCCCCTCTAACGATACGCCCTCGTATGCGGTGATCAGGTCTTTTGTCATCACGTCTTTGACCTCTTTCGTGGGATCAGACTCAACGAGAGGAAGAATGTCCCTTCTGCTGACTATTCCCACCAATTTTTTATCGACTATGGGGACGGCACCAACCTCCTCCTCCGTCATTAGACGCCAAACCGCTTTGACAGAATAGTCTGGTGTGGCCGTTAAAACATCTCTCACCAGAAGCTCATCAGCTCTTTTTACCTCATGTACCTCATTTATCTGTTTTTCTTTGCTCATATTTCGGTGGATTACGCCCATGCCCCCTTCCCGTGCCATGGCGATTGCCATGTTTGCCTCCGTTACGGTATCCATCGCAGCGCTTACAAGAGGCAAGTTAATCAAGATGTTCCTCGATACTCGCGATTTAACATCCGCTTTGTCCGGCTCAACTCGTGACTCATTTGGGAGGAGCAAAACGTCATCAAAAGTAATTCCCATGGGGACATCTAATTTCTTCGTGAACACGTCCTTCACCCGCATCTCCTTTTGGGTTAATAAGAGTCTTTTCCCTAATGAACTTTTGGTTGATAAGCTCTTATGAATCTTTGGATGTTGCATCTCTCGTTTTAAGAAATTTTTTTTTAGAATGTGGGAAAGAAGAATAGTTCGTGGGCGTGAGAAGATCGGGTGAATGCTGCAGATTGGCATGCTGTTAGCTACTGGTTTCCATAATCGAGAAATACCTTGATGAAATCACGCTCTTTATGGAATCAAATAGCAATTCCTTGTATTTTGCAGCATTTATGTCCTCAGCTAGGACAGTCTCGAATACCCCTAGTGGGACTTCGACATAGGCATATTCAGGCATCCCGCTCACAGTCCCCCATATGCCAAAAGCTTTATCCAACATATTTCTCATATGGACCTCGATATCCTTGGATTTAGCATATATCCCGATCTTAGCCTTGTCGATCGCAAATACAAGAACAGTTGAAATGCTCTCCAGATCCAATAAATAGTCACAAACCTTTGGTAAAGTGCTCATATCCTTCGTGTAGCCTATGGTGGTCACAAGGTGGGTCTCTTTTATCAGCTTGTTATCGATGGCTTTTGCTAAATCTGAAAAAGTCTCTGATCGAATAGATGGATGTTCCAACTTCATAAGAAGATTCATATCTATCTTTGGAAGAATTTGATAATACGTATCCAAATCAAACTTATGCAAGCCTGTTCTGAGGCCCCTTGTCCTTTCCCGGATGGCATATAGTAATAGAGTTGCTAGCTGTTTGTCCATTGTAATATTCAGTCTTTTGAGATATTCTACCATGATACTGGATGTAGTTCCTGTATCTGCTCTAATGTCCTTTAATTGGGCCTTTATTTCCTTGACGTCACCTACATATTGAGATATGACCATTATGGGGGGACGATCTATGTATTTTAATTGACTTGGCACTGCGTCGATGAAAGCCAGCTCTCCAACAAGGTTGGCAGGACTTTGCAATAAGTTTAGATGGTTTTCCATAATGTTAAGGAGCCTCTTGTTCTGAACTTCGCCCCTGTAAAATATCTTGGCGTCTTTATGAAAATGCTCCGCTATCCGTTTAAGAGCTAAAGCGCTGGCCAATGAATCAGGTATTGGGTCCTCCTTTATTACTATGGATAACGTCTCACACGAGGATACCAGTTTCTTTAGTTGACGGCCAAACAACATTCTTATGTTAGGGTTCATTTCATCACTGCGGGGATATGTGTATTTGATGTAATGTAATAATTGAGACTATTTTAAATAAGCGGTGTTTTGGAAGGATAATATTAGTACTAATGCTATGTTTAGCGTTTGAAGGCTCATATGGTATAATGTAATGACCCAAGAAATTTTGTAAACCATCCCCTGAAAAGCTGTTGGGCAGGGGATTCAATTCATTCTTGCCTAAGCATATTTTTTGATGATATCCCCAAACGCTTCAATTACAACCTTCAAATCACTGCGGGATAAACTAAACGTGCTTAACTTGAACAGTTTGGTTAATCCGGGCTTGATTCCGTGAATATTGCGGTTTTTCAGCTCTTTATACAGGAAGTAGCGTCCGTCCTTTATTTTTTGAGATATCTCATACAGATTTGGTGCTTCAAAGAACATTAGGTCATGTTGGTGCGGTTTATCGCCAAGTTGTTTTAACCCCAGATTTTCCAATTGGGTCGAGAACCACTGAGCTTTTTGAACCTCATCATCCCAGCGATTCACACGCTCTACCACATGGGGAAAGGAGGCCATCAAGGTCATAATCGTAACCCCACGAGCAGTGCATCCGAGCATTTCCAACTCCTTGACCTTGAAAAATTCCGACTTTTCAAATATTTTTTCATGGAGCTCATCACTTACGCCGAGCACGCCTATGGGACCTGATGATGCCATCGACTTATGGCCGCTGCCTACGATGAAGTCTGCCCCTATTTTTTTCGCGCTAACGGGCATCCGTCCTACTGCATATGCCCCATTTAGCAAAAAGGGAATGCCATATTCATGGCAGATATTTGCGACGTGCTCCGCATCAACTATGTTGCCATAATTCCCATCGGGATATGTGAGCAATGCTAAGGCTGGCATCTTACCATCCTCCTTTTTTGTCTCCTCGAAGATTCGGGCATAGTCTTCCGGATCGACCTTATAGCAAGGATGGCCGGAATTTGAAGCGGTCTTGATTTTTAATCCAGCCCTCTCTGCAGCGACGAACGATGTATAATGGGCGTTCCCATCGAGCACGATTGAGTCGCCTTTTTCCGTAATCGCGTGCATGACAATGAACTTTGCTTCTCTAGCACCATTGGTCACGCGTGCATGATCTGTGCCTAAGAATTCGGGCAATGCCTCATGGATGAAGTCATGAATTGGTGGATTCTTGATTTCATCTAAGGAACCAGGGCAGAAGTCACAAACAGAGTAGCCGTCCCCCCACTGTAGGAGCACAGATCGTGCCTCTGGGGTGAGTATGCCTCCTGTTTGGAGAGGATCTATGTTAATCATGCCCACCGTTTTTCTGCTCATATTTTGGAATTTTTCAAGGTCCATCACACATCACCATCCAACGCCAGTTGCTCCAACGCCAGTTGCGATCAAATGGGCAACCCTCAAAGGCTCTGGAATGCGACTATGGATTGAGGTAAGTTGTATCAGGTCTCTTGAACTGGATAGGTCAATGCCGCAGATTTGTATGTAGACCTTATCCTTTCCAGCGACTTCAAAAACCTCTCCTGCACGCTGAATAAAGTTCCATCTCTCTTCCGGATGCTCAAGATTCTGCAACGCACTATGAATCTGCTCAAAGTCTGGCAAGGAATCCATCACCACAATCACTGGCAGATTGGTTTGCTCTTGCAATGTAGGGATGTCTACAACGTTAAAGCCTGCATATGTGATCCCATTAAGCATGATCACGCGTATCTGATCGTAGTGCTTGGTATTCTTGGCAAGCGCAATAATTTTTTCCGTCGCATCGTAGCCATCTCTGGTCATTTCGGTGCGAAGGACGCAGTCCAGCCAATCCGCACCCCTAAAAATCGTCCCTATAACCATTATTTTATCCGATACGAGCGGTCCATCATCGATGGCCAGTATCCTGATTTCTGGTTTTACGTGCATCTTCTGCATTCTTCTTAAATTTTCTCTTGAATTCAGCGCATTGTTTACCCAATCTGTTAGCTGCCTCTGACAACGCTATAATCGGATCCATATCCTTCGTTCGGATATACAGCACCGGATTACTGATATCTGGCTGCTTGATGTCATAGGAAGCGATTGTCACTTTTTCATCCTCCAAGAGGGTGGATTTCAGTGCATTTAAAAGCGTATGGGTTTCGCCGACTATCTCCAACTTCATTTCCAGAGGAGTTTTATTCAAGATCTTGATCTCCATTCTTTTCACTCACCTATATGCTGCCGGATCCATAATCATCAGCGATCTTTCGTGTTTCAATGCGCCCACATTTAGGACATTCCAATTTATCGTCTTTCCTCTTCAATCCTACCCTGCATCGGGAACAAATGGCTTTTATCACCCCTAAACTCTTGTTATCGGTACTCAGCCGCAATGTCTTGTCATCGATGACCTTTGCCCTTACTATGTCCTGAAAGCCAAATTCATAGCCCAATTCCTTGACATATGCATCTTTTATATTTGATATGTGAATCGCTCCCTGTTTTAGGGTGGCTATTTCTCTGTCCTCTTGGCCCTTTATCCGAGCGATATCCACTAGTACGACTGAACTCTTAATATCTGAAACCCGACCTATGACAATATCCCCAACTTTGGGAACAGGTGGCATGCATGTCTGAGGCACTATAGATATGCTTCTATCCTTTGTATCGATTTTTACGACTCCTGTGCAAGCCGCATATATATTGCCCTTGTCTTTATAAGTTCCGTTCATGGAAAGAAACTCTTCAGAAGTTCCCAGAAAGTCGCCGGGTATGGCAAAATTTTCCTTTATTTTTGACATTTCTCTTTCTCCTTCCTTTCAAATCTATATAACTCTACGTTCACCATCTTTATATCTTTCTTGTGAAACTTAAATGTCCATCTTATTGGGAAATCGATCGATTTCTGATGGGTTATGACGCCCTGTGGCTGGATGAATTTACTGATGAACTCCCTACTACCAACGTTATGGAGCGAGTAAACAACTTCTCCGATCTCCAGTGCCTTTCGCAAAAAAGGGCGGTCAAGTCCCTTTCTTTGAGCTCCGAAAGGAGGGTTCATTATCACAGCAGGGCTTAAATCTGCTCGACTGCGTACGGCAAAATCTTTCACGTCACAACATATGGGACAGATGTCAACTCCCAGCCTTTCAGCATTTGCTCTGGCGATGTGCAGTGCATCTAAATCCGAGTCTATGCCTATAACCTTTTCTGCTCCAAGCAGCTTCGCTCCAATGGCGAGGATGCCAGTGCCACAACCCAGGTCAAACACAATGCCGTTGAGGTCTCCTTGCATGTATGCGAAGTGGAGCAGCTCAGCTGCTATTGGCGCAGGAGTCTCATACTGCTCCTTGCGTACATCAGGTGCTGAGAAGCCCTTAACGCTCTCCAGAATCATCTCGAGTTGTTTTTTCTTCATCCTATCCCAACATCTCATCGAACTTGATCTGGCTCCAGTCCCGCTCGCCCAATACGATCTCAAATTCGATAGGCGTGATCATCGGCGTCTTGAATAATGCTGCATCATCTATTGCTATCCTCGGGCAGGCAGTGTTGACGAATGCATC
This sequence is a window from Methanocellales archaeon. Protein-coding genes within it:
- a CDS encoding DNA-directed RNA polymerase subunit L, yielding MEIKILNKTPLEMKLEIVGETHTLLNALKSTLLEDEKVTIASYDIKQPDISNPVLYIRTKDMDPIIALSEAANRLGKQCAEFKRKFKKNAEDARKTRNQDTGHR
- a CDS encoding DUF99 family protein; translated protein: MQKMHVKPEIRILAIDDGPLVSDKIMVIGTIFRGADWLDCVLRTEMTRDGYDATEKIIALAKNTKHYDQIRVIMLNGITYAGFNVVDIPTLQEQTNLPVIVVMDSLPDFEQIHSALQNLEHPEERWNFIQRAGEVFEVAGKDKVYIQICGIDLSSSRDLIQLTSIHSRIPEPLRVAHLIATGVGATGVGW
- a CDS encoding exosome complex RNA-binding protein Csl4, which translates into the protein MSKIKENFAIPGDFLGTSEEFLSMNGTYKDKGNIYAACTGVVKIDTKDRSISIVPQTCMPPVPKVGDIVIGRVSDIKSSVVLVDIARIKGQEDREIATLKQGAIHISNIKDAYVKELGYEFGFQDIVRAKVIDDKTLRLSTDNKSLGVIKAICSRCRVGLKRKDDKLECPKCGRIETRKIADDYGSGSI
- the pscS gene encoding O-phospho-L-seryl-tRNA:Cys-tRNA synthase; its protein translation is MDLEKFQNMSRKTVGMINIDPLQTGGILTPEARSVLLQWGDGYSVCDFCPGSLDEIKNPPIHDFIHEALPEFLGTDHARVTNGAREAKFIVMHAITEKGDSIVLDGNAHYTSFVAAERAGLKIKTASNSGHPCYKVDPEDYARIFEETKKEDGKMPALALLTYPDGNYGNIVDAEHVANICHEYGIPFLLNGAYAVGRMPVSAKKIGADFIVGSGHKSMASSGPIGVLGVSDELHEKIFEKSEFFKVKELEMLGCTARGVTIMTLMASFPHVVERVNRWDDEVQKAQWFSTQLENLGLKQLGDKPHQHDLMFFEAPNLYEISQKIKDGRYFLYKELKNRNIHGIKPGLTKLFKLSTFSLSRSDLKVVIEAFGDIIKKYA
- a CDS encoding METTL5 family protein; this translates as MKKKQLEMILESVKGFSAPDVRKEQYETPAPIAAELLHFAYMQGDLNGIVFDLGCGTGILAIGAKLLGAEKVIGIDSDLDALHIARANAERLGVDICPICCDVKDFAVRSRADLSPAVIMNPPFGAQRKGLDRPFLRKALEIGEVVYSLHNVGSREFISKFIQPQGVITHQKSIDFPIRWTFKFHKKDIKMVNVELYRFERKEKEKCQK